The stretch of DNA TTGATTGGATAAAAAGAGTTGATGAATGCGAGATAAATAAAGATGTAAATGAAGAGTTACAAGGATGATTTTAAGTATTGAAAGTTCTTGTGATGATAGCTCAATTTCTATTACACAAATAGAAACAAACAAATTAATCTATCATAAAAAAATATCTCAAGAACTACAACATAGTATTTATGGAGGAGTTGTTCCTGAATTAGCTGCTAGACTTCATATAGAAGCCTTACCAAAAATACTTGAAGAGTGCAAAGAGTATTTCCCATTCTTAAAAGCAATAGCTGTTACAAATGCCCCAGGTTTAAGTGTTACTTTAACTGAGGGTGTAACTATGGCAAAAGCTTTGATAATTTCCCTAAATCTTCCATTAATTGCTGTAAATCATTTAAAAGGTCATATTTATTCTCTTTTTATTGAAAAAGATGAGATTTTGCCAATGACTGTTTTATTGGTTTCCGGTGGACACACACAAATTATAGAAGCAAATAGTTTAAGTGACATGAAAGTAATCGCAAGTACTATGGATGATAGTTTTGGAGAGAGTTTTGACAAGGTTTCAAAGATGTTAGGACTTGGATATCCTGGTGGTCCAGTTGTTCAAGAATATGCTTTAAAAGGTGATATGAATAGATTTGATTTACCAGTTCCACTTAGTCAGAGTCCAAAAATAGAGTTTTCATATTCAGGACTTAAAAATGCAGTTAGAATGCAAATAGAAAAGCTTGAAAATAGTGAATTTGGAATAACAGAACAAGATAAATATGACCTTTGTGCAAGTTTCCAAAAAACAGCAGTTTTACATATTATGCAAAAACTAAAAAAACTATTTAAACAAAAAATTCCAAAAAACTTTGCAATTGTTGGAGGAGCAAGTGCAAATATACATTTGCGTTCTCAACTTGAAGAGTTATGTAAAAAATCAAATACAAATTTATACCTTAGTGAGTTAAAATATTGTAGTGATAATGCAGCGATGATTGGAAGAGTTGCCGTTGAACAATATAAACAAAATGATTTTATAACAATTGAAAATATTGATGTTCAATCAAGAATCAAGGAGTTAGTATGGGCTTAGCAGATAAATTAGCTTTTGGATTTGGTGCAAAACTTGAAGGAAATAGTTTTGATACAATAAAAGAAGATAAAAAAAATCCAAAAAAATCTTCTTCTGATTTGATTCCAAAAAATCAACATCAACTAGTTTTTACCTTTGAAAAAAGAAATGGAAAACCAGTTACAAATGTAGGAAGATTTAATATCACTCTTGATGAGAAAAAAGAAGTTTTAAAACTTCTAAAGAAAAAATTAGCTTGTGGTGGCGCTATTAATGAAGAGTGGCTTGAACTTCAAGGTGATGTAAAAGATAAAATAAAAACTATTTTAGAAAGTGATGGTTGGAAATTTAGAAAATAAAAAGGATATAAAATGCAAAAGCTTTTTGATGAGGTTAATTCTTTAGACAAAAGATGTTACGAGAAATTTTTGTTAAGTGAAGATTTACTTATGGAACATGCAGCTTCAAATATGGCTTTGTATATATCTGAAAAATATTCCTCTTTTGAATCTATTTTAATTGTATGTGGAAGTGGAAATAATGGTGCTGATGGGATCGCACTTGCTAGACTTTTACATACAAAATTTGATGTTAAATTATATTTGGCAACAACTCCAAAATCTTCGATGGCACAACTTCAACTTCAAAGAGCAAAAACTTTAGATATAAAGATTGTAAATGAACTCTTTAATGCTGATATTATCGTTGATTGTTTGTTTGGAACGGGTTTGAATAAACCTTTAGATGAAAAATCTATAAATCTTTTAAATACTCTAAATTCATATAACTCTTTTAAAATAGCTTGTGATATTCCAAGTGGAATAAACTCTTTAGGACAAATACAAAATGTAGCTTTTGAAGCTGATGTTACTATTACTATGGGGGCTTTAAAAACTTCACTTTTTAGTGATATGGCAAAAGATTATGTTGGAGAAATTATAGTTGCTAATTTAGGAGTTCAAAGGGAAATTTATGAAATAGAATCTAATAAATTTTTATTAGAAAAAAGTGATATGAAACTTCCTTTTAGGAATAAAAAAAATGCTCATAAAGGAAGTTTTGGACATCTAAATGTAGTTGCTGGTTGTAAAAAAGGAGCTGGAATAATTGCTGCAAATGCTGCCTTTGGATTTGGTACGGGACTTGTAAGTGTAGTTTGCCATGAAAATCTAGATTTGCCATATCATATTATGCAAACACATTTTATTAGTGAAAATTGTACGGCAATTGCAATTGGAATGGGTTTAGGAAAATATGAAACCGATGAAATTAGAAAAATATTAAATAAAAAAGTTCCTAAGATAATTGATGCAGATTTGTTTTATGATAAATTAATTTGTGAAGTTTTAGAGCAAGAAATAGTTTTAACTCCCCATCCAAAAGAGTTTGTGTCACTTTTAAAACTTTGTGAAATTGCAGAGATAAATGTGGAAGAGTTACAAAATAATAGATTTTTGTATGTGGAAAAATTTTGTAAAAAATATCCAAATGTAGTTTTATTGTTAAAAGGTGCAAATGTAATTATTTCTTCAAATGAAAAATTGTATGTAAATAGTTTTGGCAGTGCAGTTTTAAGTAAAGGTGGAAGTGGTGATGTTTTAAGTGGTCTAGTTGGTTCACTTTTAGCTCAAGGATATAAACCTCTTGATGCGACGATAACAGCAAGTTTAGCCCATACAATAGCTTCAAGAAACTATAGTAAAAACAACTACTCTTTAATTCCTTCTGATTTGATTGAAGAGATTAGACAATTATGAAAATATAAAAGCAAAATAAAAGAATTACATAGTTATGATTTGCCCCAAATTATTTAACTTAATATGACAAATACAAGTGAAAAATATTTAAAATTTATAAAAGGAAATACAATATGAGCGATATTTTAAAAATAGGTAAATATGAATTTAATAGTAGATTAATCGTTGGAAGTGGTAAATATAAAGATTTTCAAACAACTAAAGATGCAACAATAGCAAGTGGAAGTGAATTAATAACTGTTGCAATAAGAAGAGTAAATATTACAAATCCAAATGAAGAGAATTTATTAGATTATTTTAAAGATACAAATGTAAAACTTTTACCAAATAGTGCAGGGTGTTTCACAGCAGAAGAAGCAATTACAACTTTTAGATTAATGAGAGAAGCTACAGGAATTGATATTATCAAACTTGAGGTTATTGGAGATGCTTTAAAAACTTTATATCCTGATGTAATAGAAACAATTAAAGCTTGTGAAATCCTAAAAAAAGATGGGTTTACCATTATGGCGTATACAAGTGATGACCCAATTATTGCAAAAAGATTAGAAGATGCAGGTGCTGATGCTATTATGCCATTAGCAGCTCCCATTGGTTCAGGACTTGGAATTCAAAATAGATATAACATTGCATTTATAAGAGATGCAGTAAAAGTTCCTGTTATTGTAGATGCGGGTGTTGGTTGTGCAAGTGATGCAACAATTGCAATGGAATTAGGTGCAGAAGCAGTTTTAACAAACACAGCAATTGCTTGTGCTTCAAATCCAATACTAATGGCAGAAGCTATGAAATATGCTGTAATTGCAGGAAGAATGGGTTATAAAGCAGGAAGAATCCCTAAAAAACCTTATGCAACAGCAAGTTCACCAATTGATGGATTAATCCAATTCTAATTGATTTAAAGAAATTTCGGAAAGTTTCGGGATTTCTTTAAAAAAGACTTGACAAAATCTTTAAAACTTAATATAATTCCGTCCACTTTTTGTGAAACTTCAAAAATATTTGTCGGGGCGTAGCGCAGTCTGGTTAGCGCACCTGGTTTGGGACCAGGGGGCCGGAGGTTCGAATCCTCTCGCCCCGACCATTTAATTTTTTTAACCTGTGGTAGGTATAGCTCAGTCGGTTAGAGCATCTGGTTGTGGTTCAGAGGGTCGTGGGTTCGAGCCCCATTACTTACCCCATTTTTTATTATTGTTGCTTCCATAGCTCAGCTGGATAGAGCAACGCCCTTCTAAGGCGTAGGCCGTACGTTCGAATCGTACTGGGAGTACCACTTTTTTTGGTTTAGATTACCAACTAAACATTTTTAATCATAAAAATTTATTGCGGATGTGGTGAAATTGGTAGACACGCCAGACTTAGGATCTGGTGCCTCACGGTGTGGAAGTTCGAGTCTTCTCATCCGCACCACTATATGAAGCGGGAGTAGCTCAGTTGGCTAGAGCTTCTGCCTTCCAAGCAGACTGTCGCGAGTTCGAGTCTCGTCTCCCGCTCCATTTTAAAAGCCTTATATAAGAAGTATTTTCTACTTTTTGTGTAAGGCTTTTTAGCTTTAGGTTACTTTTAATGCTTCCATAGCTCAGCTGGATAGAGCAACGCCCTTCTAAGGCGTAGGCCGTACGTTCGAATCGTACTGGGAGTACCACTTTTAAAAATCAAAATCAACTAATCTTAAAAAAATCAACAATTTTAATAACTAATTATTTTTTTACATAAAAAAAGCTCAGATAGAAATTTTTCTATCTGAGCTTTTTTCTATTTTTTAATTACCCAATAAATGCTAAAGATTGACCTTCTTCAACAGCATCAGTATTGTTAACTAAAATTTTAGTTATAACACCTGAAACTGGAGCTGTTATATCTATCTCCATTTTCATTGCTTCTAATATCATTATTTGTTGATCTTTCTCAACTGTATCACCTTCTTTTACTAGTATCTTCCATACTGCTCCATTTACTGCTGCTGGAACTGCTGTTCCTGAATATGCAGGTGTTGCAACTGGTGCTACAACTGGTGCTACAACTGGTGTTGCTACAGTATTCGCAACTGGTGTTACTTGAATATTTGCATTACCTTCTGCTATTGTTACATTAAATTTTTGTCCATCTACTATTACCGTATAATTTCCATTTGCATTAGCCATTTTATTCTCTCCTAAATTACAATTTTTATCATCATTCTTTCTAACATTTAATGGTGATTCACCTTTTAAAAATGCTATCCCTTTTTCATCACATGCTGCTGCTATGAATATATTCTCATCACTTGTTTCTATACCTTCAAGTTCTAATCTTTGTTTCCACACAGATATTTTTTTCTTTTCATCTCTATCTGCTATATCTAAAGGATTCTCTTTTGTTGGTTCAAGTTTTAATTTTTCACTTGCAAGTCTAACAACTTCAGCATCTGGTTCAACTGGAGTTCTACCAAAGTAACCTAAAACCATTTTCCCATAACCAGGAGCTATTTGTTTCCATGGTCCAAACATTACATTTGCGTATGCTTGTTGCCAATAAAATTGTGAAACTGGAGTTACAGATGTTCCGTATCCACCTTTTTCAACAACTTCTCTCATTGCTTTTATAACTTCTGGAAATTTATCTAAAGTTCCATTATCTCTCATCATTTGAGTATTTGCAGTTAATGCACCACCTGGCATTGGAGAAAAAGGAATTAATGGAGAAACTTGTGTAGCTTCTGGTGGAATAAAGTAATCTTTTAAACAATGATTTAAAGTCTCTTGGTATTTTAGAATTTTATCAATTTCTAAACCACCCAAATCAAAGTTTTTACCTTTTACTGCATGAAGCATAGTTAAAATATCAGGTTGGCTAGTTCCACCAGATACTGGAGATGCAGCTAAATCTATACCATCAGCACCAGCTTCTAAAGCAGCTAAATAACAAGCAACTGAAACACCTGCAGTTTCATGAGTATGAAGTCTAATATGAGTGTTATCTCCAACTAATCTTCTTGCCATTTGGATTGTTTCATAGATTTTTTGCGGACTTGAAGTTCCTGATGCATCTTTAAAACAAATTGAATCATAAGGCAATCCACTATCTAGAATATTTCTTAGAGTCTTTTCATAAAAAGGAACATCATGAGCACCAAAGCAACCTGGAGGTAAATCCATAAGTGTTACAACTACTTCATGGTTTAATCCATATTTTTTAATACATTCAGCAGAGTATTCAAGGTTTTGAACATCATTTAAGGCATCAAAATTTCTGATTGTTGTTGTTCCATGTTTTGCGAACATTTTTGCATGTAAGTCGATTAATTCTCTTGAACCAGTATCAAGCATAACAGTGTTGATACCACGAGCTAAAGTTTGTAAGTTTGCATCTGGACCTGTGATTTCTCTAAATTTATCCATCATTTCAAATGCATTTTCTTGAAGATAGAAGAATAAAGATTGGAATCTTGCTCCTCCACCGAACTCAAAGTGTGTTATTCCAGCTTCTTTTGCAGCATGCACAGCTGGAAAAAAATCATTCATTAGGACTCTTCCTCCAAAGACAGATTGAAATCCGTCTCTAAAAGTTGTATCCATAATATCTATATATTTCTTAGACATATATTTTAACCTTTTAGATTTTTATGATGTTGTACTGCTGCTATTACTGCAGCTATCTTCGCAGCTTCTGTATTAGTTACATTTGCTTCTAATACTACATTAATAGTTTGAGTTTGCATTTCTTCTTGTGGAAGGAATTTTTTTAATATTTTCCCTTTAGTCATAAATACTGCTAGTATTAAGAATGTAAATACGATTCCCATCCCTACTAAGAGTAATTCTACTACTTGCGCAACTAAGTTTGTTTCCATAACTAAACCTTTTTGTTTATTTAACGGTGCAATTTTAGGCAAATTAAGTAAATTCTTCTTCTTTTTAAGTGCTTTAAAAATTGTTTTTAAGTGCTAATTTTATAGTTTAAAAATGCTATAATAAAATATGAAAAAAGAAACCCTCCAAAAACGAACAAAAATAGCCAATGATATTATGTATTATATTTATACTCATATAGAAACTAACATTGATATTGAAGAACTTAGTATTGATTTAGGTGTTAGTAAATTTCATATGCATAGAATTTTTAAAGAGGCATTTGGAAAAAATATTTATGAAAGCATAAAATCAATTAGACTTCAAAAAGCTTCAAATTTACTTTTAACAAATAAATATTCAACCATATCAAATATAGTAAATTTATGTGGATATTCTTCACAATCTTCATTTATAAAAACATTTAAAGAAAGATTTGAAATGACGCCAAAAGATTGGAGAAATGGAGGATATAAAGAATATTCTAAAAAAATCTTACAACAATCCCAACGGGCAATGCAATCAAAAGCAGATTTTAGTAATATAACACCAATGATTGTAAAGATGCCATCTTTTGAAAGTTTTTATATTAGAAATAAGGGTTATAATGTAAATATTAGAGAGACTTGGCAAAAGCTTCAAACTTGGATTTTAACTAATAATATTAATTCATATAAACAAATTGCACTTTTTCATGATAATCCAACTATTACTCCTTTAAATGATTGCCAATACATTGGTTGTATAGTTGTTGATGAGTCTGAAAAAATTACAAGTGATAGATTACCAAATTTTAAAATATCAGATGGTGTTTATGCAAAATTTGATTTAAAAGGAAAAACAGGAGATGTTTTACCTTTTATTCACTGGGTTTACCACGAATGGTTACCAAAAAGTGAATATGAAACAACAACTAAACCATCATATGCTATTTATAATAAATTGGATTTTTTAGATGATAGTGATGAATTTGATTTGAGTTTTTATGTATCAATTAATTTTTAAAACTTCAGCTAACCATCTTTTTAGGAAATCTTTTCTTTTATAGGTAATTGCACCTAAGTCAAATTTATATTGCATATAAGGATGACCCAAATTCCAAAAAGAGAAGTTTTCTTTTTCTAAATATTTTCCTAAAAGAACCAATTGAAGTTTCCCCCAATTGTTGTATTTTTTATTAGTTGAACTAAAACCTGTGAGTGAGGTATAAGTTGAATTGATTTTGTATCCAATTTCACCGGATATTAACTCTTTTGTATTTTTATCATAAAGTTCAATACTTAAAATTTTAAAGTCAATTGTTGGATGAATATAATTTTGTAAAGATAAAATCAATTTTTTGTATTTGGATGTTAACCAGTTGGTTTTATGACATTTCTCTATATTTTCTAAAACTAAATTAAGATTTGAATTTATGCAAAATTCAAATTCATTTTTATTTAGAAGTTTTTTTACTTTTTTACTAATATGAAGATTTTCAAAATCTAATATTGCATATTCAAACTGCATTTCTGGAACTAAATAAAACCTATCTTCAAGATTTACAGAAGTTGAGATAAAACCACATAATGCTTGATTTATATAAAAATCTTTTGATAAATCATCACTTATATAAAAGTTCGATTTTTCATTTGCATATATATGGTTAAATAGAATATTTTTATCTTTTATATCTTCACAAGTCAAAAAATAAACTACACTTTTCTCTTTCATTTCAGACCTTATCTATGACGATTTTCATCTCTTGGGTGTGAATTTCTATTATCTTCGTAATCATGTTTATCTGGTTTATTATCATAGTGTTTTCTATGCTCATCTTTTTGTTTATAATTAGGATTATAATTTCTTTCATAGTATGGTCCATAAACAGGTTCTCTGTCATTTCTATAGTTTCTTGATCTATTCCAATCGTTGTTTTTATGGAATCGATATTCTCTATAATGTGGATGGCTTGGCTTAAAATAACCTCTTAAAAATAATCTATCATGATATGTATATCGACCATCATATAAAAAGAAGATATTATTATAGAAATATCCTGTTCTATCAAAATATCCAAAATAATATCCGTAATTGTCATAATAACCATGACGTTTATAATCAAAATTCCTATATCTATCATCATATCGATGATCATCTGACCTAAAATTAAGATCAAGAGTTGAATTATCTCCAATTGGAGTACGAATACTCAATCCAATATCAGCACTTGCAAACAAACTTGAACTAAGAGATAGAAGTGAAATTAGAATTAATTTTTTCATAAAGAAAATCCTTTTTAAATTTGCAGAATCATATATCTGCTGTGTGAATAAATTGTGATTTATTATAAATTTCGTTTGATTTAATTATAATAGTTTCTTCAATTTTAAGGGATTTTTTGAATACTCTAATAACCAATAATCAAACAACGAACTTTTACAATCATATCACAAAATTACTGCAAGAGTGCGAATCATTTATTTTTAATGTTGCATTCATTAATTTCTCTGGAATTCAGCTTTTACTTGATAGTTTTGAAGTTTTAGAAAAAAGAAATATAAAAGGTAAAATCTTAACTTCGACATATTTAAATTTCACTCAAATAAAAGCTCTTGAAAAAATAAAAGAATTCAAAAATATAGAATTAAAAATCTATGATTCAAATGCCTCAAATATTGGTTTTCATAGTAAATCTTATATTTTTGAATTTAAAGATAATTATAAAGTTTTGATTGGTTCATCAAATATAACAGCAAGTGCTTTTAAATCAAATATTGAATGGAATGTCAAAACTATTGCAAAAAAAGATGATGTTTTTTTACAAGATGTTTTAAATGAATTTGAAAATCTTTGGATAGATTCTTATGAAGCAAATGATGAATTTTTAAAAGAATATGCAGACTTTTTAAATAAACAAAAAAAAGAGTTTATTCCTACATTTGCTTATAAAAAAAGTATAAAAACAAATTTTATGCAAGAAAAAGCTTTACAAAAACTAGAAGAATTAAGAGTAAAAAAAGAGAAAAAAGCTTTAGTAATTGCAGCAACTGGAAGTGGAAAGACTTATCTTAGTGCTTTTGATGTGAAAAATTATCAGCCTAAAACTCTTCTTTTTTTAGTTCATAGAGAAAATATACTTTTAAGTGCAAAAAAGAGTTTTGAAACTATTTTAGGTGATAGTTTTACTTATGGACTTTATACGGGAAATAAAAAAGAAGAAGATAAAAACTACATATTTTCAACTATACAAACAATGACTAACTCTTTTTCCAATTTTTCACAAAATTATTTTGATTATATAATTATAGACGAAGC from Arcobacter suis CECT 7833 encodes:
- a CDS encoding NAD(P)H-hydrate dehydratase; translated protein: MQKLFDEVNSLDKRCYEKFLLSEDLLMEHAASNMALYISEKYSSFESILIVCGSGNNGADGIALARLLHTKFDVKLYLATTPKSSMAQLQLQRAKTLDIKIVNELFNADIIVDCLFGTGLNKPLDEKSINLLNTLNSYNSFKIACDIPSGINSLGQIQNVAFEADVTITMGALKTSLFSDMAKDYVGEIIVANLGVQREIYEIESNKFLLEKSDMKLPFRNKKNAHKGSFGHLNVVAGCKKGAGIIAANAAFGFGTGLVSVVCHENLDLPYHIMQTHFISENCTAIAIGMGLGKYETDEIRKILNKKVPKIIDADLFYDKLICEVLEQEIVLTPHPKEFVSLLKLCEIAEINVEELQNNRFLYVEKFCKKYPNVVLLLKGANVIISSNEKLYVNSFGSAVLSKGGSGDVLSGLVGSLLAQGYKPLDATITASLAHTIASRNYSKNNYSLIPSDLIEEIRQL
- a CDS encoding SUI1 family translation initiation factor, with amino-acid sequence MGLADKLAFGFGAKLEGNSFDTIKEDKKNPKKSSSDLIPKNQHQLVFTFEKRNGKPVTNVGRFNITLDEKKEVLKLLKKKLACGGAINEEWLELQGDVKDKIKTILESDGWKFRK
- a CDS encoding AraC family transcriptional regulator, giving the protein MKKETLQKRTKIANDIMYYIYTHIETNIDIEELSIDLGVSKFHMHRIFKEAFGKNIYESIKSIRLQKASNLLLTNKYSTISNIVNLCGYSSQSSFIKTFKERFEMTPKDWRNGGYKEYSKKILQQSQRAMQSKADFSNITPMIVKMPSFESFYIRNKGYNVNIRETWQKLQTWILTNNINSYKQIALFHDNPTITPLNDCQYIGCIVVDESEKITSDRLPNFKISDGVYAKFDLKGKTGDVLPFIHWVYHEWLPKSEYETTTKPSYAIYNKLDFLDDSDEFDLSFYVSINF
- a CDS encoding OadG family protein, which codes for METNLVAQVVELLLVGMGIVFTFLILAVFMTKGKILKKFLPQEEMQTQTINVVLEANVTNTEAAKIAAVIAAVQHHKNLKG
- the tsaD gene encoding tRNA (adenosine(37)-N6)-threonylcarbamoyltransferase complex transferase subunit TsaD yields the protein MILSIESSCDDSSISITQIETNKLIYHKKISQELQHSIYGGVVPELAARLHIEALPKILEECKEYFPFLKAIAVTNAPGLSVTLTEGVTMAKALIISLNLPLIAVNHLKGHIYSLFIEKDEILPMTVLLVSGGHTQIIEANSLSDMKVIASTMDDSFGESFDKVSKMLGLGYPGGPVVQEYALKGDMNRFDLPVPLSQSPKIEFSYSGLKNAVRMQIEKLENSEFGITEQDKYDLCASFQKTAVLHIMQKLKKLFKQKIPKNFAIVGGASANIHLRSQLEELCKKSNTNLYLSELKYCSDNAAMIGRVAVEQYKQNDFITIENIDVQSRIKELVWA
- a CDS encoding biotin/lipoyl-containing protein; this encodes MSKKYIDIMDTTFRDGFQSVFGGRVLMNDFFPAVHAAKEAGITHFEFGGGARFQSLFFYLQENAFEMMDKFREITGPDANLQTLARGINTVMLDTGSRELIDLHAKMFAKHGTTTIRNFDALNDVQNLEYSAECIKKYGLNHEVVVTLMDLPPGCFGAHDVPFYEKTLRNILDSGLPYDSICFKDASGTSSPQKIYETIQMARRLVGDNTHIRLHTHETAGVSVACYLAALEAGADGIDLAASPVSGGTSQPDILTMLHAVKGKNFDLGGLEIDKILKYQETLNHCLKDYFIPPEATQVSPLIPFSPMPGGALTANTQMMRDNGTLDKFPEVIKAMREVVEKGGYGTSVTPVSQFYWQQAYANVMFGPWKQIAPGYGKMVLGYFGRTPVEPDAEVVRLASEKLKLEPTKENPLDIADRDEKKKISVWKQRLELEGIETSDENIFIAAACDEKGIAFLKGESPLNVRKNDDKNCNLGENKMANANGNYTVIVDGQKFNVTIAEGNANIQVTPVANTVATPVVAPVVAPVATPAYSGTAVPAAVNGAVWKILVKEGDTVEKDQQIMILEAMKMEIDITAPVSGVITKILVNNTDAVEEGQSLAFIG
- a CDS encoding thiazole synthase; the protein is MSDILKIGKYEFNSRLIVGSGKYKDFQTTKDATIASGSELITVAIRRVNITNPNEENLLDYFKDTNVKLLPNSAGCFTAEEAITTFRLMREATGIDIIKLEVIGDALKTLYPDVIETIKACEILKKDGFTIMAYTSDDPIIAKRLEDAGADAIMPLAAPIGSGLGIQNRYNIAFIRDAVKVPVIVDAGVGCASDATIAMELGAEAVLTNTAIACASNPILMAEAMKYAVIAGRMGYKAGRIPKKPYATASSPIDGLIQF